Within Psychrobacter sp. AH5, the genomic segment CTTATAACGACTGCTGCTTATTTGCGGTCTTCAACTTTGACAAAATCGCGATGCGTAGGGCCTGTGTATAACTGACGTGGGCGACCGATTTTGAACGGTGCGCTATGCATCTCGATCCAATGACTGATCCAACCAGAGGTACGAGCCAATGAGAAGATAACGGTAAACATTGAGGTTGGAATACCGATAGCTTTTAGGATAATGCCAGAGTAAAAATCAACGTTTGGATACAGATTACGCTCGATGAAGAACGGATCTTCTAAAGCGATTCTTTCAAGCTCCATAGCTAGCTCAAGCTTAGGATCATCAATACCTAGCGCTTCTAACACTTCATCGCATGCTTTTTTGAGGACTTGAGCACGTGGATCGAAGTTTTTGTAGACACGGTGACCAAAGCCCATTAGTTTGACTTCACGGCTTTTCACTTTTTCCATGAACTCTGGAACATTCTCAACTGAACCGATCTCATCTAGCATCTCAAGTACTGCTTCGTTAGCGCCGCCATGAGATGGACCCCAAAGGGCGGCGATACCAGCAGCGATACAAGCATAAGGGTTTGCGCCAGTAGAGCCGGCTAGGCGTACTGTAGAGGTCGAAGCGTTTTGTTCGTGATCGGCATGCAAAGTAAAGATTTTGTCCATGGCATCAGCAAGGATTGGGTTTACTTTGTAATCGACATCAGCAGGAGTGGCAAACATCATGTATAAGAAGTTCTCAGCGTAGCTAAAGTCGTTACGCGGATACATGAACGGTTCGCCCTGTGAGTACTTATAGCTCATAGCCGCAAGCGTTGGCATTTTTGCGATCAGACGAATAGCGGTGATCTCGCGATGATCTTCATCGCTAACGTCTAGTTTATCATGATAAAAGGCCGATAAAGCGCCAACCACACCGACCATAATAGCCATTGGATGCGCGTCGCGGCGGAAACCTTCAAAGAATTTACGTAACTGATCATGAACGCCGGTATGCTTACGAATCTTATCAAAGAAATCCGCTTTTTGTTCACTGTTTGGTAGCTCGCCATGAATAAGCGCGTATGCGACTTCTAAGTATTCAGCGTTGTTGGCTAACTGATCGATAGGGTAGCCGCGGTATAGTAGCTCGCCTTTACCACCATCGATAAAGGTAATTTTTGACTCAACAGGGGCTGTTACTTTAAAGCCAGGATCATAAGACCAAAAACCTGAATCTTGTAATTCGGCAATATCTATAACAGGACGACCCAAAGTGCCCTGAATAATAGGAAGTTGGTATTCCTTACCATTTGCGGTTAGTTTGGCTTCATTATTTGACTTAATGTTGTCAGCCATAATTTCCTCTCCATTGTATTAGCTTGTTAATGTGAAATTGACGCCAGTGATGACATCATAACGTTTTGAATCGTTCCTGACCAAAAACTTGCCGTCATAGCAAAAAATACAAAGCAAACCCTCAGTCTAAACGAGTTGACCAAAAAGACGTTTCTAAAATTAACTACTGCATTATTTGAGCTATATTAGCAGTAATTTAGTAAGAGTTGAAAAGACTTTTATCAGCAAGCGCCCATTTTATAGGCATTTAAGACAGCTGCAAGGATTATAAGTTGTATCAAAATATGTCCAATCTGTAATTTGAGGTAAATTTAGCGTTTTGCTAAGACTAGAATAATGCAGACTAACTGCAAAAAAACGCCATTAAGAAATAAGTAACATCATAAAACAGTTAGGTTGTCGAGCCTCGTAACAAAGATAGATAAACGGGCAAAAACATACCCTCTATAGCGGTAGACTAAAAGGCTAAATTTATTTTACAGAGCAGAGCCTCTCAGTATCGACATTTATCTAAGCATTATGATATTGCTATGAGTTAGGTTTTTGTGAAAATAACAACAATAGTCACTATTTAGGGGATAAATTTGTAATTAGTCGTCAGGCATTTTATAATTGGCACAATTTAACTGGCATAAGCTTTGTTAATGTTGGTGCACGCTTATCGAGATTAGCTATCCGTAATAAGGTTTACTAATGTTTTGTTACGATTAAGACGCTAATTTAAAGGTTTAAAAGCGTTTAAGACTTGAATGTTATTGTTATTTATTCTATTTTTAGAATGGTGATCGTGAAGTTGTTCTTAATAAAGATGACCTTAAGTGTTATCTTTTTTTACGTTTTTAAATAATCGTAAGAGCAGCTCAACCATAATCAGACTATTATGTTTAACAATCACAATGTAACGTGCATTTAGCAAAGTCAGCTAGCTCTTCCTTATTTTATTCGTTCTACGTAGTGTTAAGTGCGTTTGTTAGACGATTAGCAAACCATAAGCAGCTACTAGATATAACCGTAAAAGGATGCCCGCTGTGAAAAGCAACCGACCTATTGATCTGCCTTTAAGCCAAGTGATTACCATAAATGCTAAGTCACCGATTGCAATTGCTTCGATTATGCATCGTATCTCTGGCATTGTGCTGTTTTTACTTATCCCTGTCATGCTTTGGTTATTACAGACCTCTTTGGCTTCGCCTGAGAGCTTTGCAACCGTGTTTGATAATGTGTTAGTGCGTTTTGTAGCATGGATCTTTGTAGCTGCCATCTCTTATCACTTCGTAATGGGTGTAAAGCATCTACTTGCTGATGTAGGAATGCACGAAGAGCTAAAATCAGGTCGCACTGCGGCAGTGGTTAGCTTTGTGATTGCAGCGATTCTAATTGTCGCGTCATTTGTATGGGTGATGTTCTAATGATAAAAAATAATTCAGGAGTAAAAAGCGCTACTGGTCTTACCGGTTCAGGCTCACGCGATTGGGTAGTACAGCGCTTTGGTGCCGTAGTACTAGCTACTTATAGCTTAGTATTACTAGGATATTTTTTGACTCATAGCGGTGTAGGCTATGTGGAATGGTCTGCCTTTATTACTAGCTTACCTATGCGTTTATTCAGTTTAGTCGCCATTATTGCGCTAGCAGGACATGCTTGGGTAGGTATTTGGACGGTTTTGACCGACTATGTCAAATCAAGCGGACTGCGTTTATTATTACAAGCCTTGATGGTAGCCGCTATTTTGGTTTACGTATTTTGGGGCATCATGATATTTTGGGGCAATGGCTTCGGAGTTATCGCCGTATAATTTTTTGGGCAACTTTTAGACAAAGTGGTGGGTCAGCTGGATAGTTTTAAGGTTTTTGATACTTTGCTAAATAACTTAGTTATGACAGCAGCGCCCACGCTCTAAAAACCGTTTGGTCAGATTTAATGCTTTAAAAACCGTAGGTTAATAACCATATAACTGACACGGATACTTATATTTTAATCTTATAACAGATAGTAGATAGCCCTTGTAGTTACTTCGCTGGCACCCTGTATAGATAAAACAGGCGCGAGCATAAACCGGCATTAGGAAAATCATAATGGCAACAAGACAAGATAATACTATTAGCAACATCAAAACCCTTAATTACGATGCGGTTATCGTTGGCGGTGGTGGTTCAGGTATGCGTGCCTCTTTGCAATTAGCTGAAGCAGGTATGAATGTTGCGGTCATCACCAAAGTATTCCCAACACGCTCTCATACTGTTGCCGCTCAGGGCGGTATTGGTGCAAGCCTTGGTAATATGAGTAATGATAACTGGCATTTCCACTTTTATGACACTGTAAAAGGCTCAGACTGGTTAGGCGATCAAGACGCTATTGAATATATGTGCCGCGAAGCGCCAAAAGTCGTTTATGAGCTTGAGCACATGGGTATGCCTTTTGACCGTAACGAAGACGGTACTATTTATCAGCGTCCTTTTGGTGGTCATACTTCAAACTATGGCGAAAAAGCAGTACAACGTGCTTGTGCGGCGGCTGATAGAACCGGTCACGCGTTATTGCATACTTTATATCAAAAAAACCTAGAGCAAGGAACTCAGTTCTTTATTGAGTGGATTGCGCTAGATTTGATTAAAGACGAAGACGGCAATATCAATGGTGTTGTCGCTCTTGAACAAGAAACAGGCACGGTAGCTGTTTTCCAATCGCCGATTACAGTACTAGCTACTGGCGGCGCGGGTCGTATCTTTGCAGCTTCCACTAATGCTTATATCAATACTGGTGACGGTATCGGTATGGCAGTGCGTGCAGGTGTCCCATTACAAGATATGGAGTTTTGGCAATTTCACCCAACCGGTGTCGCCGGAGCTGGCGTACTATTGACCGAAGGGTGCCGCGGTGAAGGTGCTATCTTGCGTAATAAAGATGGCGAAGCCTTTATGGAGCGTTACGCCCCAACGGTTAAAGATTTGGCACCGCGTGATTTGGTTTCTCGCTCAATGGACCAAGAGATCAAAGAAGGTCGCGGCTGTGGACCAAATGGCGATTATATCGTTATGGATATGACCCATTTAGGTGTTGATACCATTATGAAGCGTTTGCCATCGGTATTTGAGATCGGTAAAAACTTTGCTAACGTCGATATCACCAAAGAGCCTATCCCAGTTATTCCAACCATTCACTACATGATGGGCGGGATTCCGACGACTATTCATGGTCAGGTCATCACTCCTAATCTTGAAGCGGGTCCTAATGAAGAGGGCTTATATGCCGAAGGAACCATCGTCAAAGGTTTGTATGCTATCGGTGAGTGTGCTTGCGTTAGTGTCCACGGTGCTAACCGTTTAGGCACCAACTCGTTACTGGATTTGGTTGTCTTTGGCCGCGCTGCTGGTAAGCATATCGTTGATGAATATCATCATAACGATCATAACTACAAGCCACTTGATACTCACGTCTTAGACTTTACCGTTAGCCGTTTGAATAAGCTTCAACAGTCAACAGAAGGTTATAACGCTCAAGATGTGGCTGATGAGATCCGCGCTATTATGCAAAAGCACGCTAGTGTGTTCCGTACGCAAGCGATGATGGACGAAGGCGTTGAGAAGCTTTTGGCTTTAGGTGAGAAGATTGACAATATTCATCTTGCCGACAAGTCGCAGGTCTTTAACACTGCTCGTATCGAAGCTTTTGAGGTAATCAATTTATACGAAGTAGCCAAAGCAACAATGATCTCAGCAGCTGCTCGTCATGAGAGCCGCGGTGCTCATAGTGTAGCGGATTATGACCGTCCTGAAGATGATGATTATGCGCCAAACGGCCGTAATGACCATGACTGGATGAAGCATACCATTTGGTACTCTGATGATAACCGTATTATTTATAAGCCAGTACGTAAAGTTCCATTGACGGTTGATTATATCGAACCAAAAGTTCGCGTTTACTAATTCGTTATTAGTTGAACTTTACTGGCACTAATAGCTATAAAAGCGTTAGTGCCGCAAAATTATATTTTTAGTTGTTTTATGCCGATTACTGCCAGCTACAAGTTACTATCAAGGCTTACGCTAAGATAATGAAGTGCTTGTATGCCAGCCATCACTAAGTGTGGAGTTTAGCAATATGAGCCGAGGTACTCGCACCATCGAAATCTATCGCTACGATCCTGACAAGGACGCAGCGCCGCGCATGCAAACTTATACGATTGAGCTATTAGAGTCTGATCGTATGTTGCTTGACTTACTATTACGTTTAAAGAAAGAAGATGAAACCATCACTTTCCGCCGTTCATGCCGCGAAGGCATTTGTGGCTCTGACGGTATGAATATCAATGGTAAAAACGGCTTAGCATGTCTCATTAACATGAATACGCTACCCGAAAAAATCACTATCCGGCCGCTACCTGGCTTGCCTGTGGTACGTGATTTAGTAGTAGATATGAATCAGTTCTACGAGCAGTACGAAAAAGTACATCCTTATCTGATCAATGATCAGCCAGCGCCGCCAACGGAGCGTTTGCAGTCTCCTGAGCAGCGTGAGCAGCTAAATGGTCTGTATGAATGTATTCTTTGTGCTTGTTGTTCAACCAGCTGCCCTTCGTTTTGGTGGAACCCTGATAAGTTCTTAGGTCCATCAGCATTACTACATGCTTATCGCTTTGTAGCCGATAGCCGTGATAATGATACGCAAGCTCGTTTGGCGCGTTTGGACGATCCGTTTAGTTTATTCCGTTGCCGCGGTATCATGAACTGCGTATCGGTTTGTCCAAAAGGTCTGAACCCAACCAAAGCTATCGGTCATTTACGTAATATGTTGATTGATCAAGCAGGTTAACTCTAAGCCAATAGCTTTTATAAGTCACAAAAAAACACCGTCTTAGGTTAAGGCGGTGTTTTTCGTTTACTAGTATTGGATGCAAAGTAGAAAGATAATCACAAACTAGCCATAAAAATCTGCTGACAAAAATGCTATTATAGGCACTTTATTAATTAGCAGTCGTTTAATATGTGTATTTGACCTAGTTAGCGCTGTTATTAATACTAATAGCTAAGTTGCAAGCGTTAAAGTAGCATAGCTAGTAATAGTGAATATTCATTACATAAATACCTAGTATTGAACAAACAAACTATGGTGAGTAATTTTGCCATGTTACCCTAGATAGCAATGCATGTTGAGAGCAAAAAGTAACACTCGTTGACATCATTTATTAACTTATTAGTATTTTTACTGTTATTAAATTTAGTTTTATGACAAGGATGTGGTTATGGCTAAAGTCAGTATATATAAATTGTTGTTATCAAACGACTAAGATAATAATACTGAGCGTTCACAAATAGTTGATAAACATTTAACTGCCTAAATAATTATAAGTATCACTAGCAAATTCCATTCATTTATCTATGAAATAGACGATTATTATGAATAGTACAACCAAAAGAACAGCCGATGTAGGATATACAGAACTTGCCGCTGACAATGCTAATTATATTGAAGCCCTTTATGAGCAATACTTGACTGATCCTGATAGTGTTGATCAAGATTGGCAGCAATATTTTGAGCAATATCAATCGCCAAACGATGCCAAGCACAACGCTATTCAAGATCAATTCTTGTTATTAGCGCGCAATCAAACTGCTAATAAAGGTAGCGCACCCGCTGCCAATGATAATTTAGCTAATTGTGCTGACCCTAAGCAAATGGGTGTACAGCAGCTGATATCTGCCTATCGACGTCGCGGTCATCGCCGAGCACAGCTTGATCCCTTGAACTTACATCCGCGTGATGAAGTCGAAGATTTGACGCTGGCTTATCACAATTTATCAGAAGCAGATTTGGATACCGTATTTCCAACTAATGATCTAAAAATCGGCAAGTCTGAAGCGTCGCTACGTGAGATTATTGAGATCATGGAGCGCGTTTATTGCCGTTATATTGGTCTTGAATATATGCACGTGACCACTAGCGTTGAAAAGCGCTGGATGGAACAGTATATGGAGAGCAATCTTGGCCATATCGAGTTTGATAGAGAAAAGCGTCTATCTATCCTTGAGCGCCTAACCGCGGCTGAAGGTCTAGAGAAATATTTAGCTCGTAAATACACCGGTGTTAAACGTTTTGGTCTAGAAGGTGGCGAGAGCTTTATTCCGGCGGTTAATGAGATCATCCAACGTGCGGGCGGTTATGGCACCAAAGAGATGGTTATCGGTATGGCACACCGTGGACGCCTAAATTTATTAGTCAATATTTTGGGTAAAAACCCAGCTGATTTATTTGATGAGTTCGATGGTAAAGTGCAGCCAGAAAAAGGCTCAGGTGATGTCAAATATCATAATGGTTATTCTTCAAACGTTATGACTCCAGGCGGAGAGGCGCATTTAGCTTTGGCCTTTAACCCCTCGCATTTAGAGATCGTCGGTCCAGTATTACAAGGCTCAGTACGTGCCCGTCAAGTACGCCGTAATGACCAGCCAAAAGATAATGGCAAGGATGGTAATTCAGTATTACCAATCGTTGTGCATGGTGATGCCGCTTTTGCCGCGCAAGGCGTAGTACAAGAGACTTTTCAGATGTCACAAACTCGTGCTTATAGTACAGGTGGCACGGTACATATCGTCATTAATAACCAAGTGGGCTTTACCACCAGTCGCCAAGAAGATGCGCGTTCGACTGAATACTGTACCGATATTGCAAAAATGGTACATGCACCGATTATTCACGTAAACGGTGATGATCCTGAGTCGGTCGTCTTTGCAGCCCAGCTGGCACTAGATTATCGTCACGAATTCGATAAAGATATCGTTATCGATCTATTCTGCTATCGCCGTAATGGTCATAACGAAGCGGACGAGCCATCAGCCACTCAGCCATTGATGTACTCGGTGATCAAAAAACTGCCAACCACTCGCACTATTTATACCAATAAGCTTATCGAAGCTGGGGTTATCAGTAAAGAAGAAGCGGCTAAGTATGAAGACGAATACCGTGAGTCGTTAGACCGCGGTGAGTATGTTGCCAACTCTTTAGTGAGTGAGCCTGACGAAGCTTTATTTGTCGATTGGACGCCTTATCTAGGTCATGAGCTTCAAGATGATTGGGATACTGGTGTTGATATCGACATTCTAAAAGGTTATGGCAAGCGCATGGCTGAGATGCCTGAAGGCTATAAGCTACAGCGTCAAGTACAAAAAATGGTTGAACAGCGTTTAGAGATGCAAACCGGTAAAGAGCCTTTGAACTGGGGTGCCGCTGAAACCTTAGCTTATGCAAGTTTAGTGGATCATGACAAAACGCTTGTGCGTATTACCGGTGAAGATGTCGGCCGTGGTACTTTCTCGCATCGTCATAGTGAGATTTATAATATGACTGATGGCAGCATGTATGTGCCACTCGCTCATATCAGTGAAGATCAAGCTCGCTTTATGACCTTCAACTCACTGTTGTCAGAAGAAGCAGTGCTAGCTTTTGAATATGGTTATGCTACTACTGTTCCAAACGCCTTAGTCGTTTGGGAAGCACAGTTTGGTGATTTCGTTAACGGCGCACAAATGGTTATTGACCAGTTTATCGCTAGTGGCGAGACCAAATGGCAGCGCGTCTGTGGTCTGACTATGTTGTTACCGCATGGCTATGAAGGTCAAGGTCCTGAGCATTCTTCAGCCCGTCTTGAGCGCTTCTTGCAGCTATGTGCTGAAGACAATATGCAAGTGATTACGCCAACGACTCCAGCTCAGATATTCCATGCGCTGCGTCGTCAAGCGGTACGTCCTATTCGTAAGCCGTTGATTGTAATGTCACCGAAGAGCTTATTACGCCATAAGCTTGCCACATCAGATTTAGAAGAGTTATCTACCGGTCATAAGTTTGAGACGGTATTGCCAGAGATTGATGAGCAAAACGCTGATAACATCACCCGTTTAGTGCTTTGTGGCGGTAAGGTTTATTACGACTTACTCGAGCAGCGCCGTGCCCTTGGTTTAGATCATGTGGCTATCGTGCGTATCGAGCAGCTCTATCCTCTACCTGAGGAGCGCTTGATTGCTGAGCTGGAGAAATACAGTAATCTAAAAGAGATCGTTTGGACGCAGGAGGAGCCATTGAACCAAGGCGCTTGGTACTACTTAGCACCGCATATGTTCCGCATTGTCGTACCGCATCCCACTAAAGCCAAAGTCATGGAGCCGGTTGCGCGTCCAGCAAGTGCGGCGCCCGCTACTGGGTCACCCAAACTACATGCTCAGCAGCAGCAAGCATTAGTCGCAGGTGGTCTTGGCGTTGAGGTTTCACAGCTTAAATAACTCAATGTTATAAGCGATTAATCTAAAAAGTATGAGCTTTAATTAATTAAATAATCAGGTGATAACCGTTAGTTTGTTATTTATTAAACACTCTAGCGGTTTATCGCAATTCAATAATAAATAGCAGTATCCAAATCTAAGGAGTATATCGATGGCTGAGATTAAAGCCCCCGTGTTTCCAGAATCGGTTGCCGATGGCACGATTGTTGAATGGCACGTTACCGAAGGTCAGCAAGTTAACCGTGATGATATTTTGGCAGAGATCGAAACCGACAAAGTGGTATTAGAAGTCGTCGCGCCTGATGATGGCGTAGTGACCAAGATTATCAAACAAGTTGATGATACGGTTGAATCAGATGACCTGATTGCTGAATTTGAAGCGGGTGCTAGCGGTACCGATAGCGCTGAGAGTGCTAATGATGCTCCTGCAGTAGATCCCAATCAGCCAGCAGCGCCGGTACAGAAAAAGCAAGCAGCTGATGGCGGCGAGCCGGTACAAGTGACCGATAAAAAAGAAGCGGATCATAAAGATCAAAGCCCAGCGGTACGTAAAGCGGCAAAAGAGTCTGGCGTTGATCCTAAAAACGTTGAAGGCAGTGGCCGTGATGGCCGCGTGACCAAAGCAGATATGGCAAGCCCTAAACTCAAAGCCGATAGCAGTATCAAAACTGATAAAGGCACGCCAGTAGCCGAAGCGGTAGGCGAGCGTAGCGAAAAACGCGTACCTATGACTCGTTTGCGTAAGCGTGTCGCTGAGCGTCTATTGTCAGCCACCCAAGAAACAGCTATGCTCACAACGTTCAACGAAGTGAACATGAAGCCGCTGATGGATATGCGCGCTAAGTACAAAGATCAGTTTGAAAAGCGTCATGGCACTCGTTTGGGCTTTATGTCGCTATTTGTCAAAGCAGCTACCGAAGCTCTTAAACGCTTCCCAGCCGTTAACGCCTCACTTGACGGCGATGATATCGTTTATCATGGTTTTTATGATATCGGTGTAGCGGTATCGTCCGATCGCGGCTTAGTAGTTCCAGTACTACGTGATACCGATAAGATGAGTATGGCGGATGTCGAAGCAAAAATTCGTGAATACGGCAGCAAAGCGCAAGAAGGCAAGCTTGGTTTAGATGAGATGACTGGTGGTACTTTCACTATCTCTAACGGCGGCGTTTTTGGCTCACTCATGTCAACGCCTATCTTAAATCCGCCACAAACCGCTATCTTAGGTATGCACGCTATCAATGATCGCCCTATGGCTGTCAATGGTGAAGTCAAGATTCTACCAATGATGTATCTAGCGCTATCATATGATCACCGTATGATTGATGGTAAAGAAGCAGTACAGTTCTTAGTTACTCTTAAGGATCTCGTCGAAGATCCAACGATGTTACTACTAGACCTGTAAGCTTTTAAGCTTGTATCGGCAACCGCTGGTACAAGCTTTTTACTTCTATGCTTAAGCGCGGTTAAATAGTCTGTGATTTTTATTACCATGTCTAAGTATCAGTATTACAACATATTCTCTTAATCATAAACTCTCATGATAAAAGCCTCTCGCTAGTTTAATTTTTTATAATCAACCTATCAAAATAGTGTATTGACTGTCTCTTTGGTAGCTAGTTAACTCGCTAGGTGAATCATGAAATCAGTTATGATTTATTTGAGCCTTGATCTAAATCTTAAGCTTACAAGCTAAGAATAGAGTCAAATATAAAACTTAAGCATGAAACCTAAACCAAAATTATCTCCATTTATAATAGGGAACTACTATGAAAGACAATTATGATCTAGTCGTTATCGGCGGCGGACCTGGTGGCTACGAAGCGGCTATCCGCGCTGGACAATTGGGTATGAGCGTGGCTTGTATCGAAAAACGCGTTTATAAAGGCGAGCCGGCTCTTGGCGGTACTTGCTTGAACGTTGGCTGTATCCCATCAAAAGCTTTACTTGATACTTCACATCGCTATGAGGCGACTAAGCATGATCTTGATGAGCATGGTATCAGCACCGGTGATGTTGAGATCAATGTCGAAAAAATGATTGAGCGCAAAGAAGGCATCGTTAAGCAGTTAACGGGCGGTGTTGCGGCGTTACTCAAAGGTAACGGCGTTGACTGGTTACAAGGCTGGGGCACGCTAGTTGATGGTAAAGGTAGTGACAAAAAAGTCAAATTTGTGGCGCTAGCAGACGAAGCGGAAACGACTATCACGGCTAAGAATGTTATCTTAGCG encodes:
- the sdhD gene encoding succinate dehydrogenase, hydrophobic membrane anchor protein; this encodes MKNNSGVKSATGLTGSGSRDWVVQRFGAVVLATYSLVLLGYFLTHSGVGYVEWSAFITSLPMRLFSLVAIIALAGHAWVGIWTVLTDYVKSSGLRLLLQALMVAAILVYVFWGIMIFWGNGFGVIAV
- a CDS encoding 2-oxoglutarate dehydrogenase E1 component, giving the protein MNSTTKRTADVGYTELAADNANYIEALYEQYLTDPDSVDQDWQQYFEQYQSPNDAKHNAIQDQFLLLARNQTANKGSAPAANDNLANCADPKQMGVQQLISAYRRRGHRRAQLDPLNLHPRDEVEDLTLAYHNLSEADLDTVFPTNDLKIGKSEASLREIIEIMERVYCRYIGLEYMHVTTSVEKRWMEQYMESNLGHIEFDREKRLSILERLTAAEGLEKYLARKYTGVKRFGLEGGESFIPAVNEIIQRAGGYGTKEMVIGMAHRGRLNLLVNILGKNPADLFDEFDGKVQPEKGSGDVKYHNGYSSNVMTPGGEAHLALAFNPSHLEIVGPVLQGSVRARQVRRNDQPKDNGKDGNSVLPIVVHGDAAFAAQGVVQETFQMSQTRAYSTGGTVHIVINNQVGFTTSRQEDARSTEYCTDIAKMVHAPIIHVNGDDPESVVFAAQLALDYRHEFDKDIVIDLFCYRRNGHNEADEPSATQPLMYSVIKKLPTTRTIYTNKLIEAGVISKEEAAKYEDEYRESLDRGEYVANSLVSEPDEALFVDWTPYLGHELQDDWDTGVDIDILKGYGKRMAEMPEGYKLQRQVQKMVEQRLEMQTGKEPLNWGAAETLAYASLVDHDKTLVRITGEDVGRGTFSHRHSEIYNMTDGSMYVPLAHISEDQARFMTFNSLLSEEAVLAFEYGYATTVPNALVVWEAQFGDFVNGAQMVIDQFIASGETKWQRVCGLTMLLPHGYEGQGPEHSSARLERFLQLCAEDNMQVITPTTPAQIFHALRRQAVRPIRKPLIVMSPKSLLRHKLATSDLEELSTGHKFETVLPEIDEQNADNITRLVLCGGKVYYDLLEQRRALGLDHVAIVRIEQLYPLPEERLIAELEKYSNLKEIVWTQEEPLNQGAWYYLAPHMFRIVVPHPTKAKVMEPVARPASAAPATGSPKLHAQQQQALVAGGLGVEVSQLK
- the sdhA gene encoding succinate dehydrogenase flavoprotein subunit → MATRQDNTISNIKTLNYDAVIVGGGGSGMRASLQLAEAGMNVAVITKVFPTRSHTVAAQGGIGASLGNMSNDNWHFHFYDTVKGSDWLGDQDAIEYMCREAPKVVYELEHMGMPFDRNEDGTIYQRPFGGHTSNYGEKAVQRACAAADRTGHALLHTLYQKNLEQGTQFFIEWIALDLIKDEDGNINGVVALEQETGTVAVFQSPITVLATGGAGRIFAASTNAYINTGDGIGMAVRAGVPLQDMEFWQFHPTGVAGAGVLLTEGCRGEGAILRNKDGEAFMERYAPTVKDLAPRDLVSRSMDQEIKEGRGCGPNGDYIVMDMTHLGVDTIMKRLPSVFEIGKNFANVDITKEPIPVIPTIHYMMGGIPTTIHGQVITPNLEAGPNEEGLYAEGTIVKGLYAIGECACVSVHGANRLGTNSLLDLVVFGRAAGKHIVDEYHHNDHNYKPLDTHVLDFTVSRLNKLQQSTEGYNAQDVADEIRAIMQKHASVFRTQAMMDEGVEKLLALGEKIDNIHLADKSQVFNTARIEAFEVINLYEVAKATMISAAARHESRGAHSVADYDRPEDDDYAPNGRNDHDWMKHTIWYSDDNRIIYKPVRKVPLTVDYIEPKVRVY
- the gltA gene encoding citrate synthase; this translates as MADNIKSNNEAKLTANGKEYQLPIIQGTLGRPVIDIAELQDSGFWSYDPGFKVTAPVESKITFIDGGKGELLYRGYPIDQLANNAEYLEVAYALIHGELPNSEQKADFFDKIRKHTGVHDQLRKFFEGFRRDAHPMAIMVGVVGALSAFYHDKLDVSDEDHREITAIRLIAKMPTLAAMSYKYSQGEPFMYPRNDFSYAENFLYMMFATPADVDYKVNPILADAMDKIFTLHADHEQNASTSTVRLAGSTGANPYACIAAGIAALWGPSHGGANEAVLEMLDEIGSVENVPEFMEKVKSREVKLMGFGHRVYKNFDPRAQVLKKACDEVLEALGIDDPKLELAMELERIALEDPFFIERNLYPNVDFYSGIILKAIGIPTSMFTVIFSLARTSGWISHWIEMHSAPFKIGRPRQLYTGPTHRDFVKVEDRK
- a CDS encoding succinate dehydrogenase iron-sulfur subunit encodes the protein MSRGTRTIEIYRYDPDKDAAPRMQTYTIELLESDRMLLDLLLRLKKEDETITFRRSCREGICGSDGMNINGKNGLACLINMNTLPEKITIRPLPGLPVVRDLVVDMNQFYEQYEKVHPYLINDQPAPPTERLQSPEQREQLNGLYECILCACCSTSCPSFWWNPDKFLGPSALLHAYRFVADSRDNDTQARLARLDDPFSLFRCRGIMNCVSVCPKGLNPTKAIGHLRNMLIDQAG
- the odhB gene encoding 2-oxoglutarate dehydrogenase complex dihydrolipoyllysine-residue succinyltransferase, producing the protein MAEIKAPVFPESVADGTIVEWHVTEGQQVNRDDILAEIETDKVVLEVVAPDDGVVTKIIKQVDDTVESDDLIAEFEAGASGTDSAESANDAPAVDPNQPAAPVQKKQAADGGEPVQVTDKKEADHKDQSPAVRKAAKESGVDPKNVEGSGRDGRVTKADMASPKLKADSSIKTDKGTPVAEAVGERSEKRVPMTRLRKRVAERLLSATQETAMLTTFNEVNMKPLMDMRAKYKDQFEKRHGTRLGFMSLFVKAATEALKRFPAVNASLDGDDIVYHGFYDIGVAVSSDRGLVVPVLRDTDKMSMADVEAKIREYGSKAQEGKLGLDEMTGGTFTISNGGVFGSLMSTPILNPPQTAILGMHAINDRPMAVNGEVKILPMMYLALSYDHRMIDGKEAVQFLVTLKDLVEDPTMLLLDL
- the sdhC gene encoding succinate dehydrogenase, cytochrome b556 subunit yields the protein MPAVKSNRPIDLPLSQVITINAKSPIAIASIMHRISGIVLFLLIPVMLWLLQTSLASPESFATVFDNVLVRFVAWIFVAAISYHFVMGVKHLLADVGMHEELKSGRTAAVVSFVIAAILIVASFVWVMF